A genomic window from Balaenoptera acutorostrata chromosome 20, mBalAcu1.1, whole genome shotgun sequence includes:
- the GGT6 gene encoding LOW QUALITY PROTEIN: glutathione hydrolase 6 (The sequence of the model RefSeq protein was modified relative to this genomic sequence to represent the inferred CDS: inserted 2 bases in 2 codons; substituted 1 base at 1 genomic stop codon) encodes MEPTAGPVLYQKLLVWEPSLESEEEEGEISEQLIPDPSGPQDSSGNKAGSLPGAWAQLLAALLLLLAAGFSLAARQLRSSGASPGTLGSGAAPAIRHSHRPGVYHRGGYSSPTATCSHLGRELFVAGGNVVDAGVGAALCLAVVHPHATGLGAMFWGLFHNSSSGNSTALTSGPVQTLAPGLGLPWALPALHLLHTHFGSLPWPHLLVGPTTLAQEGFLVDTSLARALAAQGTKGLCPLLCHTDGTPLGPGARATNPKLAAVLHRAALAPAPDLAGDALLSLLAGDLGLEGPSARPMPTLEPALQLPVPQGILFTTPSPSAGPELLELLEAALXSGGXQPCPALLQAAVSPGSGVLATXDSSGSVLLLTSSLNSSFGSGHLSPGTGVLLSNLVAESANSAWACPLILLDSSDDTEAAVLGLVASGTPAAARVMAHTLLSHSAGPQTQAQQGPAESPGACGQGTLLQVAAHAEHAHVSSVPSSCCSFQGF; translated from the exons ATGGAACCCACAGCAGGGCCTGTGCTCTACCAGAAGCTGCTGGTCTGGGAACCAAGCTTGGAgtctgaggaggaagagggggagataTCGGAGCAGCTCATTCCAGATCCCTCGGGGCCCCAGGACTCCTCTGG GAACAAGGCTGGCAGTCTGCCCGGGGCCTGGGCCCAACTGCTGGctgccctgctgctgctgctggccgcTGGCTTCTCCCTGGCCGCAAGGCAACTCCGCAGCAGCGGTGCCTCTCCAGGAACCTTGGGCTCTGGGGCCGCTCCAGCCATCAGGCACTCCCACAGGCCTGGCGTGTACCACCGCGGCGGCTACAGCAGCCCTACAG CCACCTGCTCCCACCTGGGTCGAGAGCTGTTTGTTGCCGGGGGCAACGTCGTGGATGCTGGAGTTGGAGCAGCTTTGTGTCTGGCGGTGGTGCATCCTCACGCCACAGGGCTAG GTGCCATGTTCTGGGGCCTCTTCCATAATAGCTCCTCAGGCAACTCAACTGCCCTGACGTCAGGCCCAGTCCAGACCCTGGCCCCCGGCCTGGGGCTACCCTGGGCTCTGCCTGCCCTGCATTTGCTACACACACACTTTGGCAGCCTGCCCTGGCCACACCTGCTGGTAGGCCCCACCACGCTGGCTCAAGAGGGCTTTCTGGTAGACACATCCCTGGCCAGGGCTCTGGCAGCCCAGGGCACAAAGGGCCTCTGTCCCCTACTTTGCCACACTGATGGGACtcccctgggccctggggcccGAGCCACCAACCCCAAACTGGCAGCTGTGCTCCACCGGGCTGCACTTGCCCCAGCCCCAGACCTTGCCGGGGATGCTCTACTCAGTCTGCTGGCCGGAGACCTGGGGCTGGAGGGCCCCTCAGCTAGGCCCATGCCCACCTTGGAGCCAGCACTGCAGCTACCTGTGCCCCAGGGCATCCTGttcaccacccccagcccctcagcTGGCCCGGAACTCCTGGAACTGCTGGAGGCAGCTCTATAGTCCGGGG CACAGCCCTGCCCAGCACTCCTACAAGCTGCTGTCTCCCCCGGGAGCGGTGTCCTGGCCA TGGACAGCAGCGGCTCTGTGCTCCTTCTCACCTCCTCGCTCAACAGTTCCTTTGGCTCTGGACACCTGTCCCCAGGCACCGGGGTTCTACTCAGCAACCTGGTGGCCGAGTCTGCAAACAGTGCCTGGGCCTGTCCCCTCATCCTTCTTGACAGCTCAGATGACACAGAGGCCGCTGTGTTGGGGCTCGTGGCTTCAGGGACCCCTGCAGCTGCCAGAGTCATGGCTCACACACTGCTCAGCCACTCGGCTGGGCCCCAAACCCAGGCCCAGCAAGGACCAGCAGAGAGCCCCGGAGCTTGTGGCCAAGGGACCCTGCTTCAGGTGGCAGCCCACGCAGAGCACGCCCATGTCTCCAGTGTCCCCAGTAGCTGCTGCTCCTTTCAGGGGTTTTAA